One window of Siniperca chuatsi isolate FFG_IHB_CAS linkage group LG15, ASM2008510v1, whole genome shotgun sequence genomic DNA carries:
- the fam167b gene encoding protein FAM167A, whose translation MDFKAFGDESSEGGTEDLDSVKALTEKLKLQTRRPSYLEWQERVQSRTWTESYSADSPDSEVVSMPATVRNENSDVVVRNICGFDTIDDALEFLRKELREMQIQDNRLARQLIRLRGEIHRLKVEQVCGRHKEMLDDATYELEECGEESDLLCDIPMKAAFALSTPLKHLGLTKMNINSRRFSLC comes from the exons ATGGATTTTAAAGCGTTTGGAGACGAGTCCTCCGAGGGAGGCACGGAGGATCTGGACAGCGTGAAAGCACTTACAGAAAAGCTGAAGTTACAGACTCGCAGACCTTCCTATCTGGAGTGGCAGGAGCGGGTGCAGAGTCGAACGTGGACGGAGAGTTATTCGGCAGACAGTCCGGACTCTGAAGTCGTTTCCATGCCCGCGACTGTGAGAAATGAGAACTCAGACGTGGTTGTGCGCAACATCTGTGGCTTTGATACTATTGATGATGCTTTGGAGTTTCTGAGAAAAGAGCTG AGGGAGATGCAAATTCAGGACAACCGTCTGGCCCGTCAGCTGATCCGTCTGCGTGGGGAGATCCACCGGCTGAAAGTGGAGCAGGTGTGCGGCCGCCATAAGGAGATGCTGGACGATGCAACGTACGAGCTGGAGGAGTGTGGCGAGGAGTCGGACCTGCTGTGTGACATCCCCATGAAGGCTGCCTTCGCTCTGTCCACCCCGCTCAAACACCTGGGCCTCACCAAGATGAACATCAACTCCAGGCGTTTCTCACTGTGTTAA